Proteins found in one Sardina pilchardus chromosome 11, fSarPil1.1, whole genome shotgun sequence genomic segment:
- the LOC134096235 gene encoding uncharacterized protein LOC134096235, protein MAKGVREQNLFRSKSVSHMTRLVLLLTLMLSPSTSGLDSMCDATQNATCDGALGGPVYLQLMRNARGYDLNLYNGSAHIFRFKSKSVFFNEFNTTSVLQRWQFVPDNGTMIINPAERRDAGTYRVGIFKDGRSVGEYTVQLTIEAPVSDVDLSINCSANGERSVKCSSNGDSPQYSWSLDGRSLGEADADLSSDNQTLLLRGNVTGQLTCSVSNHVSSTHTTRLMELCSESETPPPTAKTAESETPRPSAMLAESDALHPSAKTGMVLPISVCLAAILVCVLVVGGILYVCKRKKRTQTESTMDLSDHHTHTVPGEHEVAYAEIHISGSRGQQRGQPCGVYEEVKPAAVSASPAQQVYSVYAQLGPAMGPP, encoded by the exons ATGGCTAAAGGTGTTCGGGAACAGAACCTCTTCAGGAGTAAAAGTGTCTCACACATGACACGACTCGTCCTGCTGCTCACACTGATGCTGAGCCCATCAACCAGTG GTCTGGACTCCATGTGTGATGCTACTCAGAATGCTACATGTGATGGGGCTCTGGGAGGACCTGTGTACCTGCAGCTGATGAGGAACGCCAGAGGATATGACCTGAACTTGTATAATGGCAGCGCACATATTTTTAGATTCAAATCCAAGTCAGTGTTCTTTAATGAGTTCAACACCACATCAGTCCTCCAGAGGTGGCAGTTTGTTCCTGATAACGGGACCATGATTATCAaccctgcagagaggagagacgcaGGGACATACAGAGTGGGGATCTTTAAAGATGGGAGATCAGTGGGAGAGTACACAGTACAGCTGACCATAGAAG CGCCTGTGTCTGATGTGGACCTGTCAATCAACTGCTCAGCCAAtggggagaggagtgtgaaGTGCTCCTCCAATGGGGACAGTCCTCAGTACAGCTGGTCTCTGGATGGGAGGTCTCTGGGTGAAGCTGATGCTGATCTCAGTTCAGATAACCAGACTCTCCTGCTGAGGGGGAACGTGACGGGACAACTCACCTGCAGCGTCAGCAACCacgtcagcagcacacacaccaccagactgatggagctctgctctg AGTCGGAGACCCCTCCCCCCACTGCCAAAACAGCAG AGTCGGAGACCCCTCGCCCCAGTGCTATGCTAGCAG AGTCGGACGCCCTTCACCCCAGTGCTAAAACAG ggatGGTCCTTCCCATCTCAGTGTGTCTTGCTGCcatcctagtgtgtgtgttagtggtagGAGGGATACTCTACGTTTGCAAGAGGAagaaacgcacacaaacag AGAGCACAATGGACCTGTCAGATCATCATACGCACACTGTACCAG gTGAGCATGAGGTGGCGTATGCTGAGATACACATCTCtggcagcagggggcagcagagagggCAGCCGTGCGGGGTGTACGAGGAGGTCAAACCTGCTGCCGTCAGCGCTTCACCTGCCCAACAGGTGTACAGTGTGTACGCCCAGTTAGGCCCCGCCATGGGGCCCCCGTAG